A single region of the Lates calcarifer isolate ASB-BC8 linkage group LG3, TLL_Latcal_v3, whole genome shotgun sequence genome encodes:
- the LOC108900293 gene encoding cbp/p300-interacting transactivator 3 isoform X2: MAEHMMMPMTHNFRMGMNGPPQHNGQPGLRSLPNSQVMHYGRNPQSNMEAAMRQRPAMVGPGGMGGPVNGAPMANHHHQMMSGNMMYNGQGPQQQQQHHHMHPQQQQQQGGHPQQYLPGNLTSQQLMASMHLQKLNTQYHGHPLSSANGHHLPNGAQYRVGPAQLSGMQHIGGPLGLNGMDMDLIDEEVLTSLVLEFGLDRVQELPELFLGQNEFDFISDFVCKQQPSTVSC; encoded by the coding sequence ATGGCTGAACACATGATGATGCCTATGACCCACAACTTCAGGATGGGCATGAACGGACCTCCGCAGCACAACGGCCAGCCCGGCCTGCGCAGCCTGCCCAACAGCCAGGTGATGCATTACGGCAGGAACCCTCAGAGCAACATGGAGGCTGCCATGAGACAGAGGCCAGCCATGGTGGGACCCGGAGGGATGGGCGGGCCTGTGAATGGAGCTCCCATGgccaaccaccaccaccagatGATGTCTGGGAACATGATGTACAACGGCCAGGggccgcagcagcagcagcagcaccaccacatgcacccccagcagcagcagcagcagggtggaCACCCGCAGCAGTACCTCCCTGGTAACCTCACCTCCCAGCAACTCATGGCCAGCATGCACCTGCAGAAACTCAACACTCAGTATCATGGACACCCGCTCAGCTCGGCCAACGGACACCACCTGCCCAACGGTGCCCAGTACCGGGTGGGTCCGGCCCAGCTATCAGGCATGCAGCACATTGGCGGCCCTTTGGGGCTGAACGGCATGGACATGGATCTGATCGACGAGGAGGTTCTGACTTCACTGGTGCTGGAGTTTGGGTTGGATCGTGTTCAGGAGCTGCCCGAGCTCTTCCTGGGACAGAACGAGTTTGACTTCATATCAGACTTTGTGTGCAAACAGCAGCCGAGCACGGTGAGCTGTTGA
- the LOC108900293 gene encoding cbp/p300-interacting transactivator 3 isoform X1 → MYIIPELTQKTNSSECRDAAEFESTAELHVAGASAGETTPALIQLLRTDSTLTHRSDRATMAEHMMMPMTHNFRMGMNGPPQHNGQPGLRSLPNSQVMHYGRNPQSNMEAAMRQRPAMVGPGGMGGPVNGAPMANHHHQMMSGNMMYNGQGPQQQQQHHHMHPQQQQQQGGHPQQYLPGNLTSQQLMASMHLQKLNTQYHGHPLSSANGHHLPNGAQYRVGPAQLSGMQHIGGPLGLNGMDMDLIDEEVLTSLVLEFGLDRVQELPELFLGQNEFDFISDFVCKQQPSTVSC, encoded by the exons ATGTATATAATCCCTGAGTTGACCCAGAAAACAAACTCCTCTGAGTGCCGAGACGCCGCAGAGTTTGAATCCACCGCAGAGCTGCATGTAGCCGGAGCATCAGCTGGAGAAACAACCCCGGCACTGATCCAACTTCTCCGCACGGATTCTACATTAACACATCGA AGTGACAGAGCAACCATGGCTGAACACATGATGATGCCTATGACCCACAACTTCAGGATGGGCATGAACGGACCTCCGCAGCACAACGGCCAGCCCGGCCTGCGCAGCCTGCCCAACAGCCAGGTGATGCATTACGGCAGGAACCCTCAGAGCAACATGGAGGCTGCCATGAGACAGAGGCCAGCCATGGTGGGACCCGGAGGGATGGGCGGGCCTGTGAATGGAGCTCCCATGgccaaccaccaccaccagatGATGTCTGGGAACATGATGTACAACGGCCAGGggccgcagcagcagcagcagcaccaccacatgcacccccagcagcagcagcagcagggtggaCACCCGCAGCAGTACCTCCCTGGTAACCTCACCTCCCAGCAACTCATGGCCAGCATGCACCTGCAGAAACTCAACACTCAGTATCATGGACACCCGCTCAGCTCGGCCAACGGACACCACCTGCCCAACGGTGCCCAGTACCGGGTGGGTCCGGCCCAGCTATCAGGCATGCAGCACATTGGCGGCCCTTTGGGGCTGAACGGCATGGACATGGATCTGATCGACGAGGAGGTTCTGACTTCACTGGTGCTGGAGTTTGGGTTGGATCGTGTTCAGGAGCTGCCCGAGCTCTTCCTGGGACAGAACGAGTTTGACTTCATATCAGACTTTGTGTGCAAACAGCAGCCGAGCACGGTGAGCTGTTGA